A region from the Ptychodera flava strain L36383 chromosome 12, AS_Pfla_20210202, whole genome shotgun sequence genome encodes:
- the LOC139145260 gene encoding ATP-dependent DNA helicase RecQ-like has protein sequence MERGGPKLSIKANMATSEQRRDYSDALKKLGYSHLKEFQRRVIDGYVDGRDVFVSGPTGSGKSMTYEVAPFVLDSIKFTAGKIDTSNTKSIVLVISPLIALMKEQVNNLESRGIKAVCVTDSDSLTQKGIANGNYNILFGSPEAFLSKFRRTLLSQEYRSRIGAIFVDESHCIKKWGKDTVKEKAFRKHYGQLGEIRSLIRSGVPIITLTATATMETRNVITKDLCMKDCIYVIENPNKPNIRYSLISAKFDDISTLFQWLVDDIATHGKNCPRILIFCRKKRHCSELFEFFNTSLGEKGYDCVTGETDYKGRLFGMFHSKTDDDIKNHIISSFQDPDGIVRVVFTTVAFSMGMDVKGVHQVIHYGPSNDLDDYVQETGRAGRDTSLMSSAVLLTYKGCCISSRISKPMKEYCKNNSVCRRQLILKEFEDEGKPNEILHTCCDVCTRSCRCLCSCKGTSCKCEVFCISEFDYTSHAEFSLREVSQKCDVVQDKIQLAFQNILPKGLWTSQQKNLLKSWLLRYRSDLLRNISEEKVFGGADIVSGFPMSLINNIVKYVEFIDSKVILETHFSFFSPEHIDRVWDMITEILNDSSCADDLETLGCEYSSNDEQVCTIAEGDSEIIDSDDSDAVAQYRHHRARVWSSSSESN, from the exons ATGGAAAGGGGCGGGCCTAAACTGTCAATTAAAGCCAATATGGCGACTTCAGAGCAGCGCCGAGACTACTCTGACGCTTTGAAAAAACTCGGATACTCACATTTGAAAGAGTTTCAAAGAAGAGTTATAGACGGCTATGTTGATGGACGAGATGTTTTTGTCAGTGGACCGACAGGAAGTGGGAAGTCAATGACTTACGAAGTCGCCCCTTTTGTTCTGGACTCGATCAAGTTTACAGCAGGCAAGATAGATACGTCAAACACAAAATCTATCGTGCTTGTCATATCCCCATTGATCGCACTGATGAAAGAACAGGTTAATAATCTTGAGAGCCGAGGTATCAAGGCTGTGTGCGTTACAGACAGTGACTCATTGACTCAAAAAGGCATTGCTAATGGCAATTACAACATCCTGTTTGGCAGTCCAGAGGCATTTTTATCGAAGTTCAGACGGACTTTGTTATCGCAAGAGTATCGATCCCGAATTGGAGCAATCTTTGTGGACGAGAGCCACTGCATTAAAAAGTG GGGAAAAGACACTGTGAAAGAGAAAGCATTCAGGAAGCACTATGGTCAACTTGGAGAAATTAGGTCTCTTATACGGAGTGGTGTGCCAATCATCACACTTACCGCCACAGCAACCATGGAAACCAGAAACGTTATCACAAAGGACTTGTGCATGAAAGACTGCatttatgttattgaaaatcCAAACAAACCGAACATTCGGTATTCCTTGATTTCAgcaaaatttgatgatatttctACATTATTTCAGTGGTTAGTAGATGACATCGCTACACACGGTAAGAACTGCCCaaggatattgatattttgtcgCAAAAAGCGACATTGTTCAGAGctatttgaatttttcaacacATCTCTGGGTGAGAAAGGATATGACTGTGTAACAGGTGAAACTGACTACAAAGGTAGATTATTTGGCATGTTTCACTCCAAGACTGATGATGACATCAAGAATCACATTATATCATCATTTCAAGACCCAGATGGAATTGTGAGAGTAGTTTTCACCACTGTAGCATTCAGTATGGGAATGGATGTTAAGGGTGTTCATCAGGTAATTCATTATGGCCCATCAAATGATCTTGATGATTATGTACAAGAGACTGGCAGAGCTGGTAGAGACACTAGCCTTATGAGTAGTGCTGTTTTACTAACATATAAAGGTTGCTGTATAAGTTCACGAATTTCAAAACCAATGAAGGAGTactgtaaaaataattctgtctGTCGCAGGCAACTCATTTTGAAGGAATTTGAAGATGAAGGTAAaccaaatgaaattttgcacacTTGTTGTGATGTGTGCACACGTAGTTGTAGATGTCTGTGCTCCTGTAAAGGAACTTCTTGCAAATGTGAAGTTTTTTGTATCTCAGAATTTGACTACACTTCTCATGCTGAATTTTCTTTACGAGAAGTGTCACAAAAATGTGATGTTGTGCAAGACAAAATACAACTTgcatttcagaatattttacCAAAAGGTTTATGGACTTCGCAACAGAAAAATTTGCTGAAATCCTGGCTTTTGAGGTACAGATCAGATTTGCTAAGAAATATTAGTGAGGAGAAGGTTTTTGGTGGAGCTGATATAGTTTCAGGGTTTCCAATGTCattaataaataatattgtgaaatatgttGAATTTATTGACAGCAAGGTAATTCTGGAAACCCATTTCAGCTTTTTCTCTCCAGAACATATTGATAGAGTTTGGGATATGATCACTGAAATTTTAAATGATAGCAGTTGCGCTGATGATCTTGAAACTCTGGGTTGTGAGTACAGTAGCAATGATGAGCAAGTCTGCACAATAGCAGAGGGTGATTCTGAAATTATTGACAGTGATGACAGTGATGCTGTTGCACAGTACCGACATCACAGAGCGAGAGTTTGGTCCTCATCATCAGAGTCTAATTGA
- the LOC139145263 gene encoding protein GUCD1-like, with translation MSDAEDSVQLPVPHVIQQTQWDCGLACSQMALKYGLGDAFSADHFTTICKELNFGESVWTIDIAHIVTRHGLKHLLCTQTLGVDSGYKKEDFYEDTFNEDEKRVNALFKNAASLGIHTQKRSVSISEIHRHLSQEQVAVVLTNSELLDCKLCPEEERDTSQQGGKLSGILSLTCCRSVPYTGHFIVVCGYDRRDGTVYYKNPACYSDLCCCSVKDFNRARKSYGTDEDILFIYR, from the exons ATGTCAG ATGCTGAAGATTCTGTGCAGTTACCGGTTCCCCATGTTATTCAACAAACACAGTGGGACTGTGGACTTGCATGTTCCCAAATGGCTCTCAA gTACGGTCTGGGAGATGCATTTTCAGCTGATCACTTCACAACAATTTGTAAAGAACTGAATTTTGGTGAAAG TGTGTGGACCATTGATATAGCACATATTGTTACCAGACACGGACTCAAACACTTGCTGTGTACACAGACTCTGGGTGTCGACAGTGGCTACAAAAAAGAG GACTTCTATGAAGACACATTCAATGAGGATGAAAAGAGAGTCAACGCTTTGTTCAAAAATGCTGCAAGTCTTGGAATACACACCCAAAAGAG ATCTGTAAGTATAAGTGAAATTCACAGACATTTAAGTCAAGAACAGGTTGCTGTCGTTCTTACAAACTCAGAACTTTTGGATTGTAAACTTTGTCCAGAGGAAGAGCGTGACACCAGCCAACAG GGTGGTAAGCTGTCAGGGATACTCTCATTAACCTGTTGCCGATCAGTTCCATACACAG GTCATTTTATTGTGGTGTGTGGCTATGACAGGAGGGATGGAACTGTGTACTACAAAAACCCAGCATGTTACTCAG atctatgttgttgttcagtCAAAGATTTCAACAGAGCCAGGAAGAGCTACGGTACAGATGAAGACAtcttgttcatatacagatga